A region from the Flavobacteriales bacterium genome encodes:
- a CDS encoding redoxin family protein — protein sequence MSGRWPRRSWCNIRTANAETPVHMKHALALVFLAPAVGAVGQLPNGSTAQDFTLTDYYGTTHNLYTYLNDGKTVFLEFFAAHCPTCWGYHQTHRLKNIHDLYGPSGTDEVMVLALEHDQWNGANEFMGIGPAWVTAGDWLTGTPYPLFNVEDPDRGVFTDYMMTFYPLIYRICPNGIVERVFTSQTEAQLYQMVQDCQALLSMEDLVVPIDVRFDPLSRNLVIERFKEVQSLTIIDPQGRVVQRMGPLTDPAVPLIDLSSGIYVYQITKDQGALAGRFLIEQR from the coding sequence ATGTCAGGGCGTTGGCCACGACGATCCTGGTGCAACATTAGGACCGCCAATGCCGAAACACCAGTTCACATGAAGCATGCGCTTGCACTTGTCTTTCTTGCACCAGCCGTTGGCGCGGTCGGCCAACTTCCGAACGGCAGCACCGCCCAGGACTTCACCCTGACCGACTACTACGGCACTACCCACAACCTGTACACGTACTTGAACGATGGCAAGACCGTGTTCCTGGAGTTCTTTGCCGCCCATTGCCCAACCTGCTGGGGCTATCATCAGACCCATCGGCTGAAGAACATCCATGATCTGTATGGGCCTTCCGGCACGGACGAGGTGATGGTGCTTGCGTTGGAGCACGACCAATGGAACGGGGCCAACGAGTTCATGGGCATCGGACCCGCTTGGGTGACGGCCGGTGACTGGTTGACCGGAACTCCATACCCGCTCTTCAATGTGGAGGATCCCGACCGCGGTGTTTTCACTGACTACATGATGACCTTTTACCCGTTGATCTACCGCATCTGCCCCAACGGCATCGTGGAGCGTGTGTTCACCTCGCAGACCGAAGCGCAGCTGTACCAGATGGTGCAGGACTGCCAGGCATTGCTGTCCATGGAAGACCTGGTGGTGCCGATCGACGTCCGCTTTGATCCGCTGTCGCGCAACCTCGTGATCGAGCGCTTCAAGGAAGTTCAAAGTCTAACGATCATCGATCCGCAGGGCCGCGTGGTGCAACGGATGGGTCCACTCACGGATCCCGCCGTTCCGCTCATCGACCTGTCATCGGGCATTTACGTTTACCAGATCACAAAGGATCAAGGAGCCTTGGCCGGGCGCTTCCTGATCGAGCAGAGGTAG